From a region of the Sulfuriferula plumbiphila genome:
- a CDS encoding DUF433 domain-containing protein produces MCCCGARPRAISRRQGETEGLQGGACFLWFISLHEQRKNLLPGNPDQCGGRPCIRGMRIRVSDILELLAAGESREQILADYPYLEAEDITAVLLYAARQFDHPVLIAA; encoded by the coding sequence ATGTGTTGTTGCGGGGCTAGACCCCGAGCCATTTCCCGGCGCCAGGGGGAAACCGAAGGCCTGCAAGGTGGGGCGTGCTTTCTTTGGTTCATTTCTTTGCACGAGCAAAGAAAGAACTTGCTGCCGGGCAACCCCGATCAATGCGGAGGTCGCCCCTGCATTCGTGGCATGCGCATACGCGTCAGCGACATACTTGAATTGCTGGCTGCAGGTGAAAGCCGCGAACAGATACTGGCGGATTATCCTTACCTCGAAGCGGAAGACATTACCGCAGTGCTGCTGTACGCCGCGCGCCAATTCGACCACCCCGTCCTGATAGCCGCCTGA
- a CDS encoding polysaccharide deacetylase family protein: MRLLALKIDVDTYRGTREGVPQLVQMLQSHQAGATFLFSLGPDHTGRALRRAFRPGFMKKVSRTSVLEHYGLKTLLYGTLLPGPDIGRNCAGILRSVRDAGFETGIHTFDHVKWQDHVTGKDAAWTQREMARAMQRYTEVFGQPAPTHGAAGWQMNDAAFVQEQLWGMAYCSDTRGTHPFIPLLANGQTCCPQLPTTLPTLDELIGADGLDTDNVADAVLALTQADTPTGHVYTLHAELEGMKLAPVFKRLLTGWQRQGYTLVSLADYFAALDVTALPRLAVRQGEIAGRSGTLAVQA, translated from the coding sequence GTGCGCCTGCTTGCCCTGAAAATTGACGTAGACACCTACCGCGGCACGCGTGAAGGCGTGCCGCAGCTGGTGCAGATGCTGCAATCCCATCAGGCGGGCGCCACCTTTCTGTTCAGCCTCGGACCCGATCACACCGGGCGTGCGCTGCGCCGTGCGTTTCGGCCCGGTTTCATGAAAAAAGTGTCGCGCACTTCGGTGCTGGAACACTATGGGCTGAAAACGCTGCTCTACGGAACATTGCTGCCGGGGCCGGACATCGGCCGCAACTGCGCCGGTATATTGCGCAGCGTGCGTGACGCCGGCTTCGAGACCGGCATTCATACCTTCGACCACGTCAAATGGCAGGACCATGTGACCGGCAAGGACGCCGCCTGGACGCAGCGCGAAATGGCGCGCGCCATGCAGCGTTACACCGAAGTTTTCGGCCAGCCCGCACCTACCCATGGCGCGGCAGGCTGGCAGATGAACGACGCTGCCTTTGTGCAGGAACAACTGTGGGGCATGGCGTATTGCTCCGACACACGTGGCACCCACCCCTTCATCCCGCTGCTGGCAAACGGGCAAACCTGTTGTCCACAACTGCCCACTACCCTGCCGACACTGGATGAGTTGATCGGCGCCGACGGCCTGGATACCGATAACGTCGCCGATGCCGTGCTGGCCCTGACCCAGGCCGACACGCCTACCGGACACGTCTACACCCTGCACGCCGAACTCGAAGGCATGAAACTCGCCCCGGTGTTCAAACGCCTGCTCACTGGCTGGCAGCGCCAGGGCTACACCCTGGTTTCTCTGGCCGACTACTTTGCTGCGCTGGATGTGACCGCCCTGCCGCGTCTTGCCGTGCGCCAGGGCGAGATTGCGGGGCGCTCGGGGACGCTTGCA
- a CDS encoding DUF2442 domain-containing protein, which produces MSSLARAVNFDKDMMWVDLADGRKLGVPLAYFPRLLNAAPEKLPHYEISGGGTGLHWDELDEDISVEYLLLGVGDRTHANKAAA; this is translated from the coding sequence ATGAGTTCTTTGGCTAGAGCGGTCAATTTCGATAAAGACATGATGTGGGTCGATCTGGCCGATGGGCGAAAATTGGGCGTGCCGCTCGCCTACTTTCCGCGCTTGCTCAATGCAGCGCCAGAGAAATTGCCTCATTATGAAATCAGCGGTGGCGGCACAGGCCTGCATTGGGATGAGTTGGATGAAGACATCAGCGTGGAGTATTTGCTGCTGGGCGTTGGTGACAGGACGCATGCCAATAAAGCGGCTGCATGA
- a CDS encoding DUF4160 domain-containing protein: protein MPVILRYKGYKLFFYSNEGNPLEPLHIHVRKGESVAKFWVAHDINLASSYGLSATELNDIAQFVRNNREIIERAWNEFFG, encoded by the coding sequence ATGCCGGTAATCCTGCGCTACAAAGGGTACAAGCTATTTTTCTACTCCAACGAAGGCAATCCGCTAGAGCCACTGCATATCCATGTGCGTAAAGGCGAATCGGTAGCAAAATTCTGGGTTGCGCACGATATAAACCTTGCGAGTAGCTATGGCTTGTCAGCAACGGAGCTGAACGATATTGCACAATTTGTGCGCAATAATCGGGAAATCATAGAAAGGGCTTGGAATGAGTTCTTTGGCTAG
- a CDS encoding DUF5615 family PIN-like protein — MAARPGQHVLDVDLLKASDSKIWDYVLADSAVIITQDEDFAGICQQKRTCHRLGQDRQKARPGTRLRYQAPLYLDIRGCV, encoded by the coding sequence GTGGCCGCCCGCCCTGGCCAGCATGTACTCGATGTTGATCTGCTCAAAGCGAGTGACAGCAAAATATGGGATTACGTCCTGGCAGACAGTGCGGTGATTATCACCCAGGATGAAGACTTTGCCGGCATCTGTCAGCAAAAGCGCACCTGCCATCGTCTGGGTCAGGATAGGCAAAAGGCAAGACCTGGGACCAGGCTCCGGTACCAGGCTCCCCTCTATCTGGATATACGAGGTTGTGTCTAG